The genomic window GAAAAGGTGAACGCGTGACCACCCGTCTCGCGCACGAGGCCGGCCAGCGCTCCCGGGCGGCGGTCATCGCAAGGGACAAGGAGGCGTGGCTGGCGGTGTTCGCCGACGACGCTATCGTCGAGAACCCCATCGGGCCGTCGCCCTTCGACCCGGAGGGCAGAGGGCACCGCGGCCGCGACGCGATCTCGGCGTTCTGGGACAAGGCCATCGCCCCCACCACGAAGATCGAATTCTTCTTCCGCGACACCTACGAATGCGGCAACGAGGAAGCCAACGTCGGGCACATCCTCATCACGACGGGCGAGTATCAGACCACAGCCGAAGGCGTGTTCATCTACAAGGCCGATGACGAGGGCCAGATGCTCGCCCTGCGCGCGTATTGGGAAGTCGACCGCGCCTTGGCGAACACGGTGAAGGTCTAAAGCGGCTCCAGACCGACCAGGTGCCGCTGCGCCAGGTCGCGGTAGGCCTGCGGGTTCACGTTGACCCACATCTCGGCGCCCGTGCCGGCGATCGGGCCCTTGATCTGCGCCGGCGCCCCGACCACCAGGACTCCGGCCGGGATCTGGGTGCCGGCCGTCACCAGCGAGTGCGCGGCGACGAGGCTGCGCGCGCCGATCACCGCGCCATCGAGCACGGTGGCGTGGTTGGCGACCAACGCCTCGGGCCCGACGTGCACTCCGTGGATGACGCACATGTGGGCCACCGTGGCGCCCGGACCGATGTCGACGGGGATACCGGGCGGGGCATGCAGCACCGACCCGTCCTGGACGTTGGCGCCTTCGCGCACGACGATCGGCCCATAGTCGCCGCGCAGCACGGCGTTGAACCACACCGACGCGCCCGCCTCCACGGTGACGTCGCCGATCAGCGTCGCGGTCGGGGCCACGAACGCGGTCGGATCGATCCGCGGCGCGCGGCCCTCGAAAGCAAACAGTGGCATCGTCTAGATATACCGCAGCGTGAAGCACCCCCAGGACAACGCAGCTAGACCTGCTGTCGTTGCGCGGCCCCGCCCCAAAACTGTAACGTGTTCTAGTTAGAGGCTAGTTATTGGAGGTAATAGGTTGAGTACCGACACCAAAGCGGTCGGCATCCGGGAGATCGATCCCGGCGCCTTGCCGACCAGGTACGCCCGGGGCTGGCACTGCCTGGGCGTCGCGAAGGGCTTCCAGGACGGCAAGCCGCATTCGATCGAGGCGTTCGGGACCAAGTTGGTGGTTTTCGCCGACTCACAAGGCGACGTCAAGGTGCTCGACGGTTACTGCCGCCACATGGGCGGTGACCTGTCCATGGGCACCGTCAAGGGCGACGAGGTCGCCTGCCCGTTCCACGACTGGCGCTGGGGCGGCGACGGTCGCTGCAAGCTGGTGCCCTACGCCAAGCGCACACCCAAGACAGCCCGCACCCGGTCGTGGACCACCGACATCCGCGGCGGTCTGCTGTTCGTCTGGCACGACCACGAGAACAACCCGCCGGATCCTGCCGTGCGCATTCCCGATATCCCGCAGGCGCACAGTGACGAATGGACCGAGTGGCGGTGGAACAGCATCCTCATCGAGGGGTCGAACTGCCGCGACATCATCGACAACGTCACCGACATGGCGCACTTCTTCTACATCCACTTCGGGTTGCCGACGTACTTCAAGAACGTCTTCGAGGGCCACGTTGCCTCGCAGTACCTGCACAACGTCGGCCGGCCCGATGTGAACGACCTGGGCACCTCCTACGGCGAGGCGCACCTGGATTCCGAAGCGTCCTACTTCGGTCCGTCGTTCATGATCAACTGGCTGCACAACAGCTACGGCGGTTACAAGGCCGAATCGATTCTGATCAACTGCCACTACCCGGTGACCCAGAACTCGTTTGTGCTGCAATGGGGCGTGATCGTCGAAAAGCCCAAGGGCATGGACGAGAAGATGACCGACAAACTGTCCAGGGTTTTCACCGAGGGCGTCAGCAAGGGCTTTCTGCAGGACGTCGAGATCTGGAGGCACAAGACCCGCATCGACAACCCGTTGCTGGTCGAGGAGGACGGCGCCGTGTACCAACTGCGCCGCTGGTATCAGCAGTTCTACGTCGACGTCGCCGACGTCGAGCCGGAGATGGTGGAGCGCTTCGAGATCGAGGTGGACACCACCCGCGCCAATGAGTACTGGAACGCCGAGGTCGAAGAGAATCTGAAGGCCAAGGATTCCGAATCCGAAGATGCCGAACCGGTTTCCGGCGACGTCCCGGCTGAACAACACTCGTAGTCATGCCCGACGATCGGCCGGACGTTCCCGACGTCGATCGGCTCGCCCGCTCGATGCTGGCGCTGCATGGTGATCATCACGATCACGATGAGCCGCCCGCACCCAACGGCGGCTCCGGAATGTGGTCGAAGTCAAGGGATTTCAGCAACGATCCGCAGCGCGCCGCGGCGGTGGCCGAAGCCAGCCGCGCCGACCGCGAACGCTACCTGACGTCGGGGCTACTCCCGGTGGATTGCCGGTTCTGCCACGCCACGGTGACCGTGCGGAGGCTCGGCCCGGGACACACTGCGGTGCAATGGAATACCGACGCCTGGCAGCGCTGCGCGCACTTCACCGAGGTCCGTGAGGCGGGCGGGGACACCGCGCGCGTCAAGTCCTGCCCGCGCCTGTCCGACAGCATCGAACATGCGGTCGCGGAGGGCTATCTGGAGCGTCCGGAAGACGGCTGACCCGCCGCTCACAGCCCGGCGAATCGCTCCTTGACCTCTTCCGCGGTGAGTCCGTAGTCGGCCAGCGAATACTTGTGCTTCGGGGCCCGGGCGCCAGTCTGACTCTCGGCGTGGCTGTCCTCCATGGCCTTTCGCGCCTCATCGGTCAACGTCATGCCGAAATGCCGGTACACGTTGGCGACCGTTCCCAGCGGATCGTCGATCAGGTCGCGATAATCGACGTCATAGAACTGATCCGGATCGTACTTGGCGCGTGCGGTGTTGAACTGCTGCAGGCCGCGCGACCAGGTTTCCATTGCGTCGGCACCGATCTCGGCGCCCGAGAAGATAGTCGACCACCCCTCGGCGGTGTGCTGCGCCAGCGAACACATCGACGCCATGATCGTCTCGACCGGCCGATGGGTCTGGATCACCAACGCGTCGGGGTAGGTTGCCATCAAGGCGTCCAGGGCGAACAGGTGGCTGGGATTCTTGAGCACCCAACGCTTTTCGGCATCGTTGAGCCCGATCAGCTGCAGGTTGCGCCGGTGCCGCTGATAGGACGGCGTCCAGTCCTGCTGAGAGAGCCACTTCGAGTACGTCGGCAGATGCGACAGCGTCTCATACGACACCGAATGCAGCGACTGCCGCAGCAGCTGCCAGCACTCCTCCAGCTCGTAGGCGGCCATGAAATGCAGCCCGGTGTACTCCGGGTTCTCCGCGTGCGCCTTGTCGAACTGCGCGTTCAGCTGGCTGTACCACGGATTCGAGTCCCAGGTGTCGCGCGGCGGCCGCGGCTGCGGGAACTCGGCCAGCCACAGGTGCAGGCCCTGATGGACCGGGTCCGCGCCCAGCAGGCGGTGCAGGATCGTGGTGCCGGTGCGCGGCAGCCCGGTGACGAAAATCGGCCGCTCGATCGCGACGTCGGCGTGCTGCGGGTATTGCTTCCAGGCAGACTCGGAGAACAGCCTGGCGACCAGCGCGCCGCGCAAAAAGAACCGATTCATCTTGCTGCCCAACGGAGTCAGGCCCGCGTCGCGCCGGTAGGACTCCAGCAGCACCCCCAGCGCCTCGCGGTAGTTGTCGTCGTCGACGCCGAAGTCGTCGAGCCCGACCAGCTTGGTGGCCGATGCGTGCAAGTCCTCGACGGTTCCGACGTCTGTGCGCTGCGCCATTAGGTGTGGTACTCCCCGCAGTTGACGTCCAGGGTCTGCCCGGTGATACCACTGGACAGGTCGCTGGCCATGAAGAGAATCGCCGAGGCCACCTCGTCCTCGGTGGGCAACCGCTTCAGGTCGGAGCCGGCCGCGGTGGCCGCGTAGATCTGCTCGGCTGTGGTGCCGTACTTACCGGCCTGATGGTTGAAGTAGCCCTGCAGCGTCTCGCCCCAGATATACCCCGGAGCAACGGAATTGACCCGGATACCTTGCTCTCCCAGTTCGGTGGCCAGCGAATGCGACATGGACAGCAGCGCAGATTTGGCCATCTTGTAGGCGCCGTACTTCGCCTGCGAGTGCCTCAGCACCATGGAGTTGACGTTGACAATGGAGCCCTTTACGGCGGCCAGCGCCGGCGTGAAGCCCTGGATTAGCCGCAGCGCGCCGAGCGCACTGAGTTCGATCGCATCGCGGATATGCTGAAAGCTGGTTCCCGAGAAAGGTTTCAACGACGGCACCCGGAAGGCGTTGTTGATCAGCACGTCGACCTTGCCGTAGGCCTCCAGCGTCGCATCGACGAGGTTGCTCACCTGGTCGTCTTCGGTGATGTCGGTGCGCACCGTCGTCGCGCGGCCGCCGAGGTCGGCAATCTGCTTAGCGACGTCGTCGAGACGCTCCGGGGTGCGGGCGGCCAGCACCAGGTCGGCACCCTCTCGCGTGCATCGGTGGGCCAGCGTCGTGCCGAGACCGGGGCCGACGCCGCTGATCACCACTACCTTGCCGTCGAGCAACTTCGTCATCCCAGCATCCTTGCCTGAATTTGTTTGTGACGCAGCGCAATTCGGGCGCGCCAGTCGTCATCGGAGATTTTGTTGTGTTCGAAGTAGGGCAACGTGGCCGCTACCTTGTCGATGTCGACGAGCTCGGCGGTCGGACCATCGGCCTCGCTGAGCTCACGCGACACCCGTTGCCAACGGAACTGCAGGAACCCGCGCCGATGACCGAGTGTCTCGACCCAGTTGGTCACTCCCGGGCTCTGGTCGGCAACCACTATGCGCACCTTGCCGTCGGGATCCGCTTGCGCCTGAGTGTTGTTCAGCGAGGTCTGGTGGTTGATGTAGTCCAACGAGATGTACCACAGGCTGCCCAACTGGAAGCCGAGATAGGGCGCGTCAGAAACCGGGATGGTGATCACCAACGCTTGATCCGACCGCAGGTCGAAGTGCCCGACCGACGAGTACTGCGTGGCCAGCCCGCCCGGGGTCAGCCGCGGCGCCGTCAGCGTGTTGACCGGAAGGTCGAGATAGAACCACTGCGGGAATTGCAGCCAGGTTTTCACCCGCTGAACAAGCTGCTTCCCCGCTGTGGCGTAACGCTTTTCGATGAGCGCGCGTGTCAACGGCGGCGGCGCGGTGCCCGCGGTGTCGGTTCGCGCGATCGCCAGCGTGCCGCGCTGCGCCGCCCAGTCACCGTAGACCTCGCGGATCACCAACTGCCCGGGACTGGCCGGCGTCACCCGCCACTCGAAGCTGCCGTCGGGCGCGATCTCGAGTTCCCGGTCGTCGAACGCGGCCTGACTGACCGGCACGAAGTCGTCGGTGTACTCGCCGCCGAGCAGCTGGAAGCTCAGGTCGGTGGTGGTGCCGCGCCGGCCGGTGACGACGTACTCGCGGTTGGCGTGCACGCGAGTACCGAAGTACAGGGTGTCGGGGTTGTCCAGGCCCATCTTGGTGAACGGGCCGGTACCCGACTGCAGGAAGGGATGATCGCGGTCGTAGTCGACGGCCAAGTGGATGCAGCCCGAGATGCAGCCGGCTAAGTACTGCAGTCCTTCGAGCAGGTCGGCTTCGGTCTCGATGAACGGCGCGGTGGCCACCAATTGCTCGGCCTCGGCGATGGCGGCGGTGAGAGGATCAGAGAACACGCCTAGACGCTAGAACGTGTTCTACTTTTTCGTCAATGGCGAACGTTCCCGCGCGTCGTCCGCGGCGTTTACCAACGAGGCCCGCTCGCTAAGGCGCGCACTGCTGCGACAGGTCGATCAGATGCTGCCGCACATCGGGATGCCGATTCAGGTAATCGATGGCGTTGGGCCCGTCGCCCTCCGCCTGGGACCTGGCCTGCAGCTGCTGATGCAGGTCAGGGTGCCGCTGTAGGTATGTGTTAACGGAGTCCCCGACGGTCTTATTGCAGGGCGCCGCGCTCGCCACGGGCAGCGCGATCACCGTCGCGGCGGTCGCGGCGAGTAACCCCCCGGCGAGCAGGCCGTACAGGCCGCGAAGGCGGACGTCGCCTGTAGTGGATGTGCTCATACGCGCCACGCTACCCACGTAGTGTTTGTGGGGGCTGTGGTTGGGGTCAGTGTGCTTGTGCTGGGCTGTTTTCCTGCTCGTGTTTGATTTCCAGTGCGATGTCGATGAGCTGGTCTTCTTGGCCGCCGATCAACTTGCGCTGCCCGGCCCGGTGCAGCAGCTCATGAGCCGGCACACCGTAGCGCTGACCCTGGCGAACCGCATGCTTGAGGAAGCTCGAGTACACCCCGGAGTAACCCATGATGAGCGCGTTGCGGTCGAGCACACACTCAGCGGGCATGGCCGGGCGCACCACATCTTCGGCGGCATCGGCGATATCGAAGAAATCAATACCAGTCTTAACACCGATCTTGTCGAACACCCCGATCAAAGCCTCGACCGGCGCGTTACCCGCACCCGCCCCAAAACGGCGCACGCTGCCATCGATCTGCTTGGCACCCGCACGCACCGCCTCCACCGAATTGGCCACCCCCAACCCGAGGTTCTCATGCCCGTGGAACCCCACCTGCGCGTCCTCACCAAGCTCGGCCACCAACGCCGACACCCGATCAGCCACCCCGTCCAGCACCAAGGCCCCGGCCGAATCCACGACATACACACACTGGCAACCAGCATCAGCCATGATCCGGGCCTGAGCAGCCAGCTTCTCCGGGGCAATGGTGTGCGCCATCATCAAAAACCCGACAGTCTCCAAACCCAGCTCACGGGCCAACCCGAAATGCTGAATCGACACATCAGCCTCGGTGCAATGCGTCGCGATCCGACAAATCGACCCGCCGTTGTCCTGCGCCTCTTTGATATCTTCCTTAGTGCCCACGCCGGGCAACATCAAAAAAGCGATCTTGGCGTCTTTCGCCGTCTGCGCAGCCAGCTTGATCAACTCCTGCTCAGGAGTCTTAGAAAAACCGTAGTTGAACGACGACCCGCCCAACCCGTCACCATGAGTCACCTCGATCACCGGCACCCCCGCCGCATCCAACGCCGCCACGATCGCAGCCACCTCGTCGGCGCTGAACTGGTGACGCTTGTGATGGCTGCCATCACGCAACGACGTATCGGTCATCCGCACATCCCACACCGGGTCAAAGAAAATGCCGTCGATACTCATGCCTGCGCTCCCGGCGCCGTTGCCGACAAGGACTCTTTGGCGATCTCCTCGCCCACCTTGGTCGCCGCCGCGGTCATGATGTCCAGATTGCCGGCATACGGCGGCAAGTAATCCCCGGCGCCCTCCACCTCGACGAACGTCGTCACCACATGGTGACCACCATTAACCACCGACGGCTCATCGAACTGCGGCTCATTAAGCAACCGATACCCCGGCACATAACTCTGCACCTCAGCGACCACCTCCTTGATCGATCGCGTAATCGCGTCGCGGTCAGCATCCTCGGGAATCGCGCAAAAGATGGTGTCACGCATAATCATCGGCGGATCAGCCGGATTCAAAATAATGATCGCCTTACCGCGCCTAGCCCCACCGATGGTCTCCACACCCTTACTCGTCGTCTTGGTGAACTCATCGATATTGGCCCGCGTACCCGGACCCGCCGACACCGACGACACCGACGCCACGATCTCGGCATACGCCACCTCAACGGTCCTCGATACCGCGTAGACGATCGGGATCGTCGCCTGCCCACCGCAGGTGATCATATTGACATTGGGCGCATCCAAATGCTGACGCAGATTCGCCGGCGGAATCACCGCCGGACCCACCGCCGCCGGCGTCAAATCAATCGCCCGAATCCCCGCAGCCTCATACCTCGGCGCGGCATCCCGATGCACATAAGCACTCGTCGCCTCAAAAACCAGATCAGGCTTCTCGGACTGGGCCAACAACCACTCCACACCCTCATGCGTGGTCTCCAAACCCAACCTGCGCGCCCGCGCCAACCCCTCACTGGCTGGATCAATCCCCACCATCCAGCGCGGCTCCAACCACTCCGACCGCAACAACTTATACAACAGATCGGTACTAATATTCCCCGACCCGACAATAGCCACACTCGCCCTAGACGACACCATGCTCCTTTTTCGAAGCGTTAAATCAACTGATTCAAAAATAATCCGAGCCTATTCGAAGGACAACCGAACTGAACCGAGGCCTGCGAATTCGGCAACGAACTCATCGCCGGGGCGTGCATCTATCGCTCGGGTGCACGATCCGGGAAGAACGACGTCGCCTTTTCGCAGGCGGACGCCGAAGCTCTCCACCTTGCGGGCCAACCAGGCGACTGCGGTCACGGGATTGCCCAGCACCGCGTCGCTGCGGCCCTCGGCAATCACCTCACCATTGCGGGTCAGCACGGCGTCGATCGCCTTCACGTCGACGTCGGCCGGCGATACCCGCGCCTCACCCAACACGAATCCCGCCGAGGAGGCGTTGTCGGCGATGGTGTCGCACAGAGCGATCTTCCAGTCGGTGATCCTGGTGTCGATCAACTCGATGGACGGGACCAGCGCCTCGGTGGCCGCCAGCACGTCGTCCTCGGTGCAGCCGGACCCCGGCAGGTCCTCGGCCAAGATGAAACCCACCTCGACCTCCACCCGCGGGTACAGGTAGCGCTTCGTCTGCACCGGTACGTCCTCGAAGACCTGCATCTCGTCGAGCAGATGGCCGTAGTCCGGCTCGTCGACTCCCATCATCTGCTGCATCGCCTTGCTGGACAGGCCGACTTTGTGGCCCAGCACGCGGGCGCCCTCGGCGACCCGCTGGCGAATGTTGATCAGTTGGATCTCGTAGGCGTCGACGACGTCGATATCCGGATGAGCAGAGGTGAGCGGAGCCATCGGCTCACGGCTCCGTTCGGCCTGCGCCAACTCGGCTGCCAGCTCGTCGCGAGTCGCAACACTGAGCATTTACCGAAGTCCCCTCGTCCTTTTGACCGGGCCAGTAGCGCCCAGCCCGGGCAATTCTATAACGTGTTCTACATGACAGCGCAGGAGTATGACGTCGTCGTGGTCGGAAGCGGCGGAGCCGGGATGGTTGCTGCCCTTACCGCCGCGCACCGAGGCCTATCGACATTAGTCATAGAGAAGGCTCCGCATTTCGGCGGCTCCACTGCGCGGTCGGGCGGCGGCGTCTGGATTCCAAACAACGAGGTGCTCAAGCGCGACCGCGTGCGCGACACCGCCGAAGCGGCCCGCACATATCTGCACACGATCGTCGGCGACGTCGTCCCGCCGGAGCGCATCGACACCTACCTCGACCGCGGTCCAGAGATGCTGTCGTTCGTGCTTCGGAATACTCCGCTGAAGATGTGCTGGGTGCCGCGCTACTCCGACTACTACCCCGAGGCGCCGGGCGGTCGCGCGGCCGGTCGCTCAATCGAGCCCAAGCCGTTCAACGCCCGCAAGCTCGGTCAAGACGAAGCCGGACTCGAACCCGCGTATGGCAAGGTGCCACTGAACGTGGTTGTGATGCAGCAGGACTACGTGCGACTGAACATGCTGAAGCGGCACCCGCGGGGAGTGTTGCGCAGCCTGAAGGTCGGCGCCCGCACCATGTGGGCGAAGGCGACGGGTAAGAACCTCGTCGGCATGGGCCGGGCGCTGATCGGCCCGCTGCGCATCGGGTTACAGCAGGCTGGCGTTCCGGTCCAGCTGAACACTGCTTTGACAGATCTATACGTCGAAGACGGCGTAGTGTGCGGCGTGTACGTGCAGGACACTGGTGCGGCGGAACCGGCTGAGCCGCAACTGATCCGCGCGCGGCGCGGCGTGATACTGGCATCGGGCGGCTTCGAGCACAACGAGCAGATGCGGGTGAAGTATCAGCGCGCGCCCATCACCACCGAATGGACCGTCGGGGCCAAGGCCAACACGGGCGACGGTATCGTCGCGGGCGAAAAGCTAGGTGCCGCACTGGATTTGATGGAAGACGCCTGGTGGGGGCCGACGGTGCCGCTGGTCGGCGCGCCATGGTTCGCGCTATCGGAGCGCAACTCGCCGGGTTCGATCATCGTCAACATGTCCGGCAAGCGGTTCATGAACGAATCGATGCCCTACGTCGAAGCCTGCCATCACATGTACGGCGGCGAGTACGGTCAGGGACCCGGTCCGGGCGAGAACATACCCGCCTGGCTGGTGTTCGACCAGCAGTACCGCGACCGTTACATCTTCGCGGGATTACAGCCGGGACAACGCATCCCGCGCAAGTGGCTGGAATCCGGCGTCATCATCAAGGCGGACACCCTCGAGGAGCTTGCCACGCAAGCCGGCCTGCCCGTCGCGGAGTTCACCGCGACGGTGGCGCGATTCAACGGCTTTGCCCGCTCCGGCGTCGACGAGGACTACCACCGCGGCGAGAGCGCGTACGACAAGTACTACGGCGATCCCACCAACAAGCCCAATCCGAACCTCGGCGAGCTGGCGCACGCACCGTATTATGCCGCCAAGATGGTGCCCGGCGACCTCGGCACCAAGGGCGGCATCCGTACCGACGTGCACGGCCGGGCGCTGCGTGACGACGGCAGCATCATCGACGGCCTCTACGCCGCGGGTAACGTCAGCGCCCCGGTGATGGGACACACCTACCCCGGGCCGGGCGGCACCATCGGCCCGGCGATGACCTTCGGATACCTCGCCGCACTGCATATCGCAGGAGACAAGTGACATGCCGATCGACGTAGCAGTCGCCCTGGCCGCTGAGCTGGAACCGATCGAATTCTCTTGGTCGAGCAGCGATATCCAGCTCTACCACCTCGGACTGGGCGCCGGCGTGGACCCGCTGGACCCCCGCGAGTTGCGCTACCTGGTCGACGACACCCCGCAGGTCCTACCGACGTTCGGCAACGTCGCAGCGTCGTTTCACATGACCAAGCCGCCCACGGTGCAGTTTCCCGGCATCGACATCGAGCTCAGCAAGGTGCTGCACGCCAGCGAGCGCATCGAGGTG from Mycobacterium shigaense includes these protein-coding regions:
- the dmpG gene encoding 4-hydroxy-2-oxovalerate aldolase, producing MSIDGIFFDPVWDVRMTDTSLRDGSHHKRHQFSADEVAAIVAALDAAGVPVIEVTHGDGLGGSSFNYGFSKTPEQELIKLAAQTAKDAKIAFLMLPGVGTKEDIKEAQDNGGSICRIATHCTEADVSIQHFGLARELGLETVGFLMMAHTIAPEKLAAQARIMADAGCQCVYVVDSAGALVLDGVADRVSALVAELGEDAQVGFHGHENLGLGVANSVEAVRAGAKQIDGSVRRFGAGAGNAPVEALIGVFDKIGVKTGIDFFDIADAAEDVVRPAMPAECVLDRNALIMGYSGVYSSFLKHAVRQGQRYGVPAHELLHRAGQRKLIGGQEDQLIDIALEIKHEQENSPAQAH
- a CDS encoding nuclear transport factor 2 family protein, with translation MTTRLAHEAGQRSRAAVIARDKEAWLAVFADDAIVENPIGPSPFDPEGRGHRGRDAISAFWDKAIAPTTKIEFFFRDTYECGNEEANVGHILITTGEYQTTAEGVFIYKADDEGQMLALRAYWEVDRALANTVKV
- a CDS encoding sulfotransferase family protein; amino-acid sequence: MAQRTDVGTVEDLHASATKLVGLDDFGVDDDNYREALGVLLESYRRDAGLTPLGSKMNRFFLRGALVARLFSESAWKQYPQHADVAIERPIFVTGLPRTGTTILHRLLGADPVHQGLHLWLAEFPQPRPPRDTWDSNPWYSQLNAQFDKAHAENPEYTGLHFMAAYELEECWQLLRQSLHSVSYETLSHLPTYSKWLSQQDWTPSYQRHRRNLQLIGLNDAEKRWVLKNPSHLFALDALMATYPDALVIQTHRPVETIMASMCSLAQHTAEGWSTIFSGAEIGADAMETWSRGLQQFNTARAKYDPDQFYDVDYRDLIDDPLGTVANVYRHFGMTLTDEARKAMEDSHAESQTGARAPKHKYSLADYGLTAEEVKERFAGL
- a CDS encoding SDR family oxidoreductase, yielding MTKLLDGKVVVISGVGPGLGTTLAHRCTREGADLVLAARTPERLDDVAKQIADLGGRATTVRTDITEDDQVSNLVDATLEAYGKVDVLINNAFRVPSLKPFSGTSFQHIRDAIELSALGALRLIQGFTPALAAVKGSIVNVNSMVLRHSQAKYGAYKMAKSALLSMSHSLATELGEQGIRVNSVAPGYIWGETLQGYFNHQAGKYGTTAEQIYAATAAGSDLKRLPTEDEVASAILFMASDLSSGITGQTLDVNCGEYHT
- a CDS encoding acetaldehyde dehydrogenase (acetylating) — encoded protein: MSSRASVAIVGSGNISTDLLYKLLRSEWLEPRWMVGIDPASEGLARARRLGLETTHEGVEWLLAQSEKPDLVFEATSAYVHRDAAPRYEAAGIRAIDLTPAAVGPAVIPPANLRQHLDAPNVNMITCGGQATIPIVYAVSRTVEVAYAEIVASVSSVSAGPGTRANIDEFTKTTSKGVETIGGARRGKAIIILNPADPPMIMRDTIFCAIPEDADRDAITRSIKEVVAEVQSYVPGYRLLNEPQFDEPSVVNGGHHVVTTFVEVEGAGDYLPPYAGNLDIMTAAATKVGEEIAKESLSATAPGAQA
- a CDS encoding 2-keto-4-pentenoate hydratase — translated: MLSVATRDELAAELAQAERSREPMAPLTSAHPDIDVVDAYEIQLINIRQRVAEGARVLGHKVGLSSKAMQQMMGVDEPDYGHLLDEMQVFEDVPVQTKRYLYPRVEVEVGFILAEDLPGSGCTEDDVLAATEALVPSIELIDTRITDWKIALCDTIADNASSAGFVLGEARVSPADVDVKAIDAVLTRNGEVIAEGRSDAVLGNPVTAVAWLARKVESFGVRLRKGDVVLPGSCTRAIDARPGDEFVAEFAGLGSVRLSFE
- a CDS encoding gamma carbonic anhydrase family protein, yielding MPLFAFEGRAPRIDPTAFVAPTATLIGDVTVEAGASVWFNAVLRGDYGPIVVREGANVQDGSVLHAPPGIPVDIGPGATVAHMCVIHGVHVGPEALVANHATVLDGAVIGARSLVAAHSLVTAGTQIPAGVLVVGAPAQIKGPIAGTGAEMWVNVNPQAYRDLAQRHLVGLEPL
- the kstD gene encoding 3-oxosteroid 1-dehydrogenase, encoding MTAQEYDVVVVGSGGAGMVAALTAAHRGLSTLVIEKAPHFGGSTARSGGGVWIPNNEVLKRDRVRDTAEAARTYLHTIVGDVVPPERIDTYLDRGPEMLSFVLRNTPLKMCWVPRYSDYYPEAPGGRAAGRSIEPKPFNARKLGQDEAGLEPAYGKVPLNVVVMQQDYVRLNMLKRHPRGVLRSLKVGARTMWAKATGKNLVGMGRALIGPLRIGLQQAGVPVQLNTALTDLYVEDGVVCGVYVQDTGAAEPAEPQLIRARRGVILASGGFEHNEQMRVKYQRAPITTEWTVGAKANTGDGIVAGEKLGAALDLMEDAWWGPTVPLVGAPWFALSERNSPGSIIVNMSGKRFMNESMPYVEACHHMYGGEYGQGPGPGENIPAWLVFDQQYRDRYIFAGLQPGQRIPRKWLESGVIIKADTLEELATQAGLPVAEFTATVARFNGFARSGVDEDYHRGESAYDKYYGDPTNKPNPNLGELAHAPYYAAKMVPGDLGTKGGIRTDVHGRALRDDGSIIDGLYAAGNVSAPVMGHTYPGPGGTIGPAMTFGYLAALHIAGDK
- a CDS encoding Rieske 2Fe-2S domain-containing protein — its product is MSTDTKAVGIREIDPGALPTRYARGWHCLGVAKGFQDGKPHSIEAFGTKLVVFADSQGDVKVLDGYCRHMGGDLSMGTVKGDEVACPFHDWRWGGDGRCKLVPYAKRTPKTARTRSWTTDIRGGLLFVWHDHENNPPDPAVRIPDIPQAHSDEWTEWRWNSILIEGSNCRDIIDNVTDMAHFFYIHFGLPTYFKNVFEGHVASQYLHNVGRPDVNDLGTSYGEAHLDSEASYFGPSFMINWLHNSYGGYKAESILINCHYPVTQNSFVLQWGVIVEKPKGMDEKMTDKLSRVFTEGVSKGFLQDVEIWRHKTRIDNPLLVEEDGAVYQLRRWYQQFYVDVADVEPEMVERFEIEVDTTRANEYWNAEVEENLKAKDSESEDAEPVSGDVPAEQHS